In Pseudomonas hamedanensis, a single window of DNA contains:
- a CDS encoding DUF3299 domain-containing protein, translated as MPRALLALLMLVALPVWAAAPKDLTWSEMIPPDAAPEVPNMTPLHDLSKMGDALSAEAAPAAKQDMPNAPVVQSLDGQNIRLPGYIVPLEVSEEGRTTDFLLVPYFGACIHVPPPPSNQIVHVKSELGVKLDELYQPYWVEGPLQVKASSSELADAGYQMEADKIYAYELPE; from the coding sequence ATGCCCCGCGCCCTGCTTGCGCTGCTGATGCTGGTCGCCCTGCCCGTGTGGGCAGCGGCACCGAAAGACCTGACCTGGTCGGAGATGATCCCGCCGGACGCCGCGCCGGAAGTGCCCAACATGACGCCGCTGCACGACTTGTCGAAAATGGGCGACGCGCTGTCTGCCGAAGCCGCGCCGGCAGCGAAACAGGACATGCCGAACGCGCCGGTGGTGCAGAGCCTCGACGGCCAGAATATTCGCCTGCCCGGCTACATCGTGCCGCTGGAAGTCAGCGAAGAGGGGCGCACCACGGACTTTTTGCTGGTGCCGTATTTCGGCGCCTGCATCCATGTGCCGCCCCCGCCGTCGAACCAGATCGTGCATGTGAAAAGTGAACTCGGTGTGAAGCTCGATGAGCTGTATCAGCCGTACTGGGTTGAAGGGCCATTGCAGGTGAAAGCGTCGAGCAGTGAGCTGGCCGATGCCGGGTATCAGATGGAGGCGGACAAGATTTATGCGTATGAGCTGCCGGAGTGA
- a CDS encoding OmpW/AlkL family protein, whose protein sequence is MNKSLLSASLLALALAAPLAHAHEAGDILIRAGAITVNPKADSSSVKVDQGPLRGADLGGKATMSSDTQLGLNFAYMLTSHVGIELLAATPFEHDVKLKGTALPAANGKLGTLKHLPPTLSVVYYPLDSKSAFQPYVGGGINYTWIYDEHVGSEASANGFSNFKAKNSWGLAWQVGADYMLTDNIMLNAQVRYIDIDTRATVENNAVAPGTRARVNVDVDPFIYMVGLGYKF, encoded by the coding sequence ATGAACAAGTCCTTGCTCAGCGCCTCGCTGCTTGCCCTCGCGCTCGCGGCCCCGCTCGCCCACGCCCACGAGGCCGGTGACATTCTCATTCGCGCCGGTGCGATCACCGTCAACCCGAAGGCCGACAGCTCCAGCGTCAAGGTCGATCAGGGTCCGTTGCGCGGCGCCGACCTGGGCGGCAAAGCGACGATGAGCAGCGACACCCAACTGGGTCTTAACTTCGCCTACATGCTCACCAGCCACGTCGGCATCGAACTGCTCGCGGCCACGCCGTTCGAGCATGACGTCAAGCTCAAGGGCACTGCCCTGCCAGCGGCCAACGGCAAGCTCGGCACCCTGAAACACCTGCCGCCAACCCTTAGTGTCGTTTACTACCCGCTGGATTCGAAGTCGGCCTTCCAGCCGTATGTCGGCGGCGGCATCAACTACACCTGGATCTACGACGAGCACGTCGGCAGCGAAGCGAGCGCCAACGGCTTCAGTAACTTCAAGGCGAAAAACTCCTGGGGCCTGGCGTGGCAGGTCGGCGCCGACTACATGCTCACCGACAACATCATGCTCAACGCCCAGGTGCGCTACATCGATATCGATACCCGTGCGACCGTCGAAAACAATGCCGTTGCCCCGGGCACCCGTGCGCGGGTCAATGTGGATGTCGATCCGTTCATCTACATGGTTGGTTTGGGCTATAAGTTTTAA
- a CDS encoding NAD-dependent epimerase/dehydratase family protein produces the protein MAEGTVLITGGAGFIGSHLTDALLAKGYAVRVLDDLSTGKRSNLPLDNPKVELRVGDVADAALVAQAMQGCVAVAHLAAVASVQASVDDPVRTHQSNFIGTLNVCEAMRLAGVKRVVYASSAAVYGNNGEGESIDEDTPKAPLTPYASDKLAGEHYFDFYRRQHALEPAIFRFFNIFGPRQDPSSPYSGVISIFSERAQKGLPITVFGDGEQTRDFLYVGDLVDLLVQAIEKPEVQEGAVNVGWNQAMSLKQMLEALESVVGELPPVSYGPARSGDIRHSRADNRRLLERFEMPPQTPMSVGLARLLGR, from the coding sequence ATGGCTGAAGGGACTGTTTTAATCACCGGCGGAGCCGGTTTCATCGGCTCGCACCTGACCGACGCCTTGCTCGCCAAGGGCTATGCGGTGCGCGTACTGGACGATCTGTCGACCGGCAAGCGCAGCAACCTGCCGCTGGACAATCCGAAGGTTGAACTGCGGGTCGGCGATGTCGCCGATGCCGCGCTGGTCGCGCAGGCAATGCAAGGTTGCGTTGCTGTCGCTCATCTGGCGGCCGTGGCTTCGGTGCAGGCCTCGGTGGACGATCCGGTGAGAACGCACCAGAGCAACTTCATCGGCACGCTGAATGTCTGCGAAGCCATGCGCCTGGCCGGGGTCAAACGTGTGGTCTATGCCTCCAGCGCGGCGGTGTACGGCAACAACGGCGAGGGCGAGTCGATTGACGAAGACACGCCGAAAGCACCGCTGACGCCCTATGCTTCGGACAAACTGGCCGGTGAGCATTACTTCGATTTCTATCGTCGCCAGCATGCTCTGGAACCGGCGATTTTCCGTTTCTTCAACATCTTCGGCCCACGCCAGGATCCGTCCTCGCCGTACTCGGGCGTGATCAGTATCTTCAGCGAGCGCGCGCAGAAAGGTCTGCCGATCACTGTGTTTGGCGATGGCGAGCAGACCCGCGATTTCCTCTATGTCGGGGATCTGGTCGATTTGCTGGTGCAGGCGATTGAAAAGCCTGAAGTACAGGAAGGCGCGGTGAATGTCGGCTGGAATCAGGCGATGAGTCTGAAGCAGATGCTGGAAGCGTTGGAATCGGTGGTTGGCGAGTTGCCCCCCGTGAGTTACGGGCCGGCGCGCTCGGGCGATATTCGCCATTCGCGGGCGGATAACCGGCGGTTGCTGGAGCGCTTTGAAATGCCGCCGCAGACGCCGATGAGTGTGGGGTTGGCGCGCTTGCTCGGGCGCTGA
- a CDS encoding sugar nucleotide-binding protein, with product MRMRLMLLGGGNALGQALIRLGAEEDIGFLAPRPPENGWDAASLTQLLDDTRPDALINLAYYFDWFQAETVSESRMAGQERAVERLAELCQHHNIILVQPSSYRVFDGSRATAYSEKDEPVPLGLRGQALWRIEQSVRATCPQHVLLRFGWLLDDSPDGTLGRFLARAEKPEELLMADDRRGNPTPVDDAARVIISVLKQLDCAAPLWGTYHYAGHEATTPLALGQAILTEARSLHALAIEAPTAQAHAARPDAAEEPQHAVLACKKILHTFGIKPRAWRAALPALLDRFYRHG from the coding sequence ATGCGAATGCGCCTTATGTTACTGGGCGGCGGAAATGCCCTTGGGCAGGCGCTGATTCGCCTCGGTGCGGAGGAAGACATCGGTTTCCTCGCCCCCCGCCCGCCCGAAAACGGCTGGGATGCCGCGAGCCTGACCCAATTGCTCGACGACACGCGTCCCGATGCGTTGATCAACCTCGCCTACTATTTCGACTGGTTCCAGGCCGAAACCGTCAGTGAAAGCCGCATGGCCGGACAGGAGCGAGCGGTCGAGCGCCTCGCCGAATTGTGCCAGCACCACAACATAATTCTCGTGCAGCCATCCAGTTACCGGGTGTTCGACGGCTCGCGCGCCACCGCTTACAGCGAAAAAGACGAGCCCGTGCCGCTGGGGCTGCGCGGCCAGGCGTTGTGGCGGATCGAGCAAAGTGTGCGCGCGACCTGCCCGCAACATGTCCTGCTGCGTTTCGGCTGGCTGCTCGATGACAGCCCGGATGGCACCCTCGGGCGTTTTCTCGCCCGAGCCGAAAAGCCGGAAGAGTTGTTGATGGCCGACGACCGTCGCGGCAATCCGACCCCGGTCGACGACGCTGCGCGGGTGATCATTTCCGTGCTCAAGCAACTCGATTGCGCCGCGCCGCTGTGGGGCACCTATCACTACGCCGGCCACGAAGCGACCACGCCACTGGCGCTGGGCCAGGCGATTCTCACCGAAGCACGCAGCCTGCACGCGCTGGCCATCGAAGCACCGACCGCGCAGGCGCACGCCGCCCGTCCGGACGCTGCCGAAGAGCCGCAACACGCCGTGCTGGCCTGCAAGAAGATTCTGCACACGTTCGGGATCAAGCCGCGCGCCTGGCGCGCCGCGCTCCCGGCCTTACTGGACAGGTTTTATCGTCATGGCTGA
- a CDS encoding DEAD/DEAH box helicase, whose product MNLPLPANSALAGFHPAVSAWFSNTFPAVTAAQARAWPLIRQRRSTLIAAPTGSGKTLTAFLAVIDDLVHRGLEHPDGLPAETLVVYVSPLKALSNDIQINLQNPLAGITAQLREMGLPELTISTAVRTGDTPQKERVAMRKTAPHILVTTPESLYVLLGSESGRKMLGTTRTVIIDEIHAMAGGKRGSHLALSLERLQALCNEPLTRIGLSATQKPLAAVAQFLVGQDRPCEIIDIGHARPRDLGIEVPPVPLSAVMANDVWALVYDRLAELAREHRTTLIFVNTRRLAERLSRHLSERLGKQAVAAHHGSLAKEFRLDAEQRLKRGELQVLIATASLELGIDIGEVDLVCQISSPRSIAAFLQRVGRSGHQVGGTPKGRLFATTRDDLIECAALLDCVRRGELDTLHIPEAPLDVLAQQIIAEVSCQEWSEDALLAMLRKASPYRDLDEKHYQALLSMLAEGYNGRQGIRSAYLHRDAVSRTLRGRRGAQLTAVTSGGTIPDNADYSVLLEPQGLNIGSVNEDFAVESIAGDVFQLGNTSYRILRVESGKVRVEDAQGMPPTIPFWLGEAPGRSDELSAAVARLQAQLDGLLSASPGNLQPALDWLTATLGLNLASAEQLVEYLARARQTLGALPSQDTLLMERFFDESGGTQLIIHTPFGSRINRAWGLALRKRFCRTFNFELQAAASEDAIVLSLSTSHSFELDEVWRYLHSNSAEHLLIQAVLDAPLFGVRWRWNAGVALALPRFTGGRKVAPQLQRMKSEDLIASVFPDQIACLENLAGEREIPEHPLIEQTLDDCLHEAMDCEGWLTLLRRMERGEVRLISRDLPAPSPLAAEILSARPYTFLDDAPLEERRTQAVINRRWSDPQSTDDLGALDADAIRAVREEAWPSPNSVDEMHEALMSLACVSGAEAETNAGWLEWLQTLMTSGRACLLQIDPNHQLWLARERLSCLQALYPQATLASAAVALPGFDEAWTFDDALVEVIRARLGAFGPIPLPAIAEPLALPAAQINQALARLEREGYVLRGQFTPKRAVEEWCERHLLARIHRYTVKRLRREIEPVALQDFMRFLFDWQHLTPATQGQGSAVLPAIVGQFEGYPAAASAWDSDILPARLKDYSPSWLDELCRNGKLVWTRISARQSGSGTALRSTPIVLLPRSQVGTWRALAEQTPVSELSPKAQKVFEALSQHGALFFDELVHEAHLLRAELEIALQELVGAGLVNADSFAGLRALITPASKRQQRSSRRGRGAFIGGMDDAGRWALLRRASTVDATATLEHVAKTLLRRYGVVFWRLLEREADWLPSWRELLRTFHRLEARGEIRGGRFVSGLAGEQFALPEAIPLLREVRRRPHDGALVAVCGVDPLNLAGTLLPGVKVPALASNRLVYRDGVPAAAMVAGKQQVWVALDQDAMEQIGRKLIRH is encoded by the coding sequence ATGAATCTGCCCCTCCCCGCCAACAGTGCTCTGGCAGGCTTCCACCCTGCCGTCAGCGCCTGGTTCAGCAATACCTTCCCGGCGGTCACCGCTGCTCAGGCCCGTGCGTGGCCGTTGATCCGCCAGCGCCGTTCGACGCTGATCGCCGCGCCCACCGGCTCAGGCAAAACCCTGACCGCGTTCCTCGCCGTGATCGATGACCTCGTCCACCGAGGCCTGGAACATCCTGACGGCCTGCCCGCTGAGACTCTGGTGGTCTACGTCTCGCCGCTGAAAGCGCTGTCCAACGACATCCAGATCAACCTGCAAAATCCGCTCGCCGGCATCACCGCGCAGTTGCGCGAAATGGGCCTGCCGGAGTTGACCATCAGCACCGCCGTGCGCACGGGCGATACGCCGCAGAAAGAGCGCGTGGCGATGCGCAAGACCGCGCCGCACATTCTGGTGACCACACCGGAGTCGCTGTACGTGCTGCTCGGCTCAGAATCCGGGCGCAAGATGCTCGGCACCACGCGCACGGTGATCATCGATGAAATCCACGCCATGGCCGGGGGCAAACGCGGCAGTCACTTGGCCTTGAGCCTGGAACGGCTGCAAGCGTTGTGCAACGAGCCACTGACCCGCATCGGCCTGTCGGCAACGCAGAAGCCGTTGGCCGCCGTGGCGCAGTTTCTGGTCGGGCAGGATCGACCCTGCGAAATCATCGACATCGGCCACGCCCGCCCACGGGACCTCGGCATCGAAGTACCGCCCGTGCCGTTATCGGCAGTCATGGCCAACGATGTCTGGGCGTTGGTGTATGACCGCCTCGCCGAACTGGCGCGCGAGCATCGCACCACGCTGATATTCGTCAACACCCGGCGCCTCGCCGAGCGCCTCAGCCGCCATCTGAGCGAACGACTCGGCAAGCAGGCCGTGGCGGCGCACCATGGCAGCCTGGCCAAGGAGTTTCGCCTCGACGCCGAACAACGGCTCAAGCGCGGTGAGTTGCAGGTGCTGATCGCTACCGCCTCGCTGGAACTGGGCATCGATATCGGCGAAGTCGATCTGGTCTGTCAGATCAGCTCGCCACGCTCGATTGCCGCGTTCCTGCAACGGGTCGGCCGTTCCGGACACCAGGTCGGCGGCACGCCCAAGGGCCGGTTGTTCGCCACCACCCGCGACGACCTGATCGAATGCGCCGCCCTGCTCGACTGCGTGCGCCGTGGCGAGCTCGATACCCTGCACATCCCCGAGGCGCCGCTGGACGTGCTCGCGCAGCAGATCATTGCCGAGGTCAGTTGCCAGGAGTGGTCGGAAGACGCCTTGCTGGCGATGTTGCGCAAAGCCTCGCCTTACCGGGATCTCGACGAAAAACATTATCAGGCGTTGCTGAGCATGCTCGCCGAGGGCTACAACGGCCGCCAGGGCATTCGCAGTGCTTACCTGCACCGCGACGCTGTCAGTCGCACCCTGCGCGGCCGGCGTGGCGCGCAACTGACCGCCGTGACCAGTGGCGGGACGATTCCCGACAATGCCGACTACAGCGTGCTGCTCGAACCACAGGGCTTGAACATTGGCAGCGTCAACGAAGACTTCGCCGTGGAAAGTATCGCCGGCGATGTGTTCCAGCTCGGCAATACCTCTTACCGCATCCTGCGGGTGGAGAGCGGCAAGGTGCGGGTCGAGGACGCGCAGGGCATGCCGCCGACGATTCCGTTCTGGCTCGGCGAAGCGCCGGGGCGCAGTGATGAGCTGTCGGCCGCCGTGGCGCGCCTGCAAGCGCAACTGGACGGCTTGCTCAGCGCCAGTCCCGGCAATCTGCAACCGGCCCTCGACTGGCTGACCGCCACCCTGGGCCTCAACCTCGCCAGCGCCGAGCAACTGGTCGAATATCTCGCCCGCGCGCGGCAGACTCTCGGCGCCCTGCCTTCGCAGGACACGTTGCTGATGGAACGGTTTTTCGACGAATCCGGCGGCACGCAACTGATCATCCACACGCCATTCGGCAGCCGCATCAACCGCGCCTGGGGCCTGGCCCTGCGCAAGCGCTTTTGCCGCACGTTCAATTTCGAATTGCAGGCCGCCGCCAGCGAGGACGCGATCGTGCTGTCGCTGTCGACCAGCCACAGTTTCGAACTTGATGAGGTTTGGCGTTACCTGCACAGCAACAGCGCCGAACATCTCCTGATTCAAGCGGTACTCGATGCGCCGCTGTTCGGCGTGCGCTGGCGCTGGAATGCCGGGGTGGCGCTGGCGCTGCCGCGTTTTACCGGCGGGCGCAAAGTCGCGCCGCAATTGCAAAGAATGAAAAGCGAAGACCTGATCGCCAGCGTGTTTCCCGATCAGATTGCCTGCCTGGAAAATCTCGCTGGCGAACGGGAAATACCCGAGCATCCCTTGATCGAACAGACCCTCGACGATTGTCTGCACGAAGCGATGGACTGCGAAGGCTGGCTGACCCTGCTGCGGCGCATGGAGCGTGGCGAGGTGCGCCTGATCAGTCGCGACCTGCCGGCGCCCTCGCCACTGGCGGCGGAAATTCTCAGCGCCCGGCCGTACACCTTTCTGGATGACGCGCCGCTTGAGGAACGCCGAACCCAGGCCGTGATCAATCGGCGCTGGAGCGATCCGCAATCAACCGATGACCTCGGCGCGCTGGACGCCGACGCTATCCGCGCGGTGCGCGAAGAAGCCTGGCCGTCGCCCAATTCCGTGGACGAAATGCACGAAGCACTGATGAGCCTCGCCTGCGTCAGCGGTGCGGAAGCGGAGACCAATGCGGGTTGGCTGGAGTGGTTACAGACGTTGATGACCAGTGGGCGCGCCTGCTTGCTGCAGATAGACCCCAACCATCAGCTATGGCTGGCTCGCGAACGGTTGAGTTGCCTGCAAGCACTTTATCCACAGGCGACGTTGGCGAGCGCAGCGGTGGCGCTGCCCGGTTTCGACGAAGCGTGGACATTCGACGATGCTCTGGTCGAAGTGATCCGCGCCCGCCTCGGCGCCTTCGGGCCGATACCCTTGCCCGCCATCGCCGAGCCGCTTGCCCTTCCAGCCGCGCAAATCAATCAGGCCCTCGCCCGACTGGAGCGCGAAGGTTATGTCTTGCGCGGCCAGTTCACGCCCAAGCGTGCGGTTGAAGAGTGGTGCGAGCGCCATCTGCTCGCGCGTATCCATCGCTACACGGTCAAACGTCTGCGCCGGGAAATCGAACCGGTGGCGCTACAGGATTTCATGCGTTTTCTGTTCGACTGGCAGCATCTGACGCCGGCCACGCAAGGCCAGGGCAGCGCGGTGTTGCCGGCGATTGTCGGGCAGTTCGAGGGCTATCCGGCGGCGGCTTCGGCGTGGGACAGCGACATCCTCCCGGCACGCCTCAAGGACTATTCGCCGAGCTGGCTGGATGAGCTGTGCCGCAACGGCAAACTGGTATGGACGCGTATCAGCGCACGGCAGAGTGGCAGCGGCACGGCGTTGCGCAGTACGCCGATCGTGTTGTTGCCGCGCAGTCAGGTCGGCACGTGGCGTGCGTTGGCCGAGCAGACACCGGTCAGCGAACTGTCGCCGAAAGCGCAAAAGGTCTTTGAGGCATTGAGTCAGCACGGCGCACTGTTTTTCGATGAGCTGGTTCATGAGGCGCACCTGCTGCGCGCCGAACTGGAAATCGCCTTGCAGGAACTGGTCGGCGCCGGGCTGGTGAACGCCGACAGCTTCGCCGGCCTGCGCGCGTTGATTACCCCGGCGAGCAAGCGTCAACAGCGCAGCAGCCGGCGCGGACGCGGTGCATTTATTGGCGGGATGGACGACGCCGGGCGTTGGGCATTGCTGCGCCGAGCTTCGACGGTAGATGCGACTGCGACACTTGAACACGTCGCCAAGACTCTGCTGCGCCGCTACGGCGTGGTGTTCTGGCGTTTGCTGGAGCGGGAAGCGGATTGGCTGCCGAGCTGGCGCGAATTGTTGCGCACGTTTCATCGGCTGGAGGCGCGGGGCGAGATTCGTGGCGGGCGGTTTGTCAGCGGTTTGGCGGGTGAGCAATTTGCGCTGCCTGAGGCGATCCCGTTATTGCGCGAAGTGCGCCGGCGCCCGCATGACGGTGCTCTGGTGGCGGTGTGTGGGGTTGATCCGTTGAATCTGGCCGGGACGTTGTTGCCGGGCGTGAAAGTGCCGGCGCTGGCGAGCAATCGGCTGGTGTATCGCGATGGGGTTCCGGCGGCGGCGATGGTTGCTGGCAAGCAGCAGGTGTGGGTGGCGCTGGATCAAGATGCCATGGAGCAGATAGGCAGGAAATTGATCCGGCATTGA
- a CDS encoding mechanosensitive ion channel family protein yields the protein MLKFRIAIVLGALLFLGANELEAAALPGVPASAEKPAEPEPLVQGGLLGAISTSIDDVQDKLDLNEHLVDAWRLRADRAADEVDKLVNQPSNRSGWSIAVDFLTLSGAWLGSFALLTVLGGLLARRLRERRWLRTRQRSQDLLGYVLPYTVPALISLPLTLYVSHFLQASVGRALALCLAYATSSGIFSTSMLLCVVVMFNVGHKRTAARIIREYCPRPLFLIGFLAALSDALTSPQIARQLGGNITSSIAVFTGLIASVIFGLLVIRLRRPVAHLIRNRSLSQRLKQPSLQESLRIFSGLWYWPIVLMVLVSAVNLIGIGEDNQKTLRCALFTTVLLIATVFLSTVLQHLFKSRKAETIQRSSAYKERFLSLLHALLRIVIAIVFIDILGRIWGVSLLDFAQSSTVGRAISNALSSIGLIFLVTWLLWVVLDTAIQEALKPPLNKRAARQPSTRVKTILPLLRNAIKIILVVICAITTMANLGINVAPLLAGAGVVGLAIGFGSQQLVQDVITGLFIIIEDTLSIGDWVVLDSGHAGTVEGLTIRTLRLRDGKGFVHSVPFGQIKAVTNQSRQFAFAFFSVQFTYDTDVDKAIELIRETGDSIREDPFLKYNLQGPLDVFGVDKMDLNGVVLTAQFRTVSGGQYAVSRAFNQRLKKLVDNTPNVHFAQTYPQQVFLPKRQQIDDVAPEHSTVVVPQESRT from the coding sequence TTGCTCAAGTTCAGGATCGCCATTGTGCTGGGAGCGCTGTTGTTTCTCGGCGCCAACGAGCTGGAAGCCGCGGCGTTGCCGGGTGTTCCCGCCAGCGCCGAGAAACCCGCCGAACCCGAGCCGCTGGTGCAGGGCGGTCTGCTCGGGGCGATCAGCACGAGCATTGACGATGTGCAGGACAAACTCGACCTCAACGAGCACCTCGTCGACGCCTGGCGCCTGCGCGCCGACCGTGCGGCGGACGAGGTCGACAAGCTGGTCAATCAGCCATCGAACCGCTCGGGCTGGAGCATCGCTGTCGACTTCCTCACGCTGTCGGGCGCATGGCTGGGCAGTTTCGCCCTGCTGACGGTGCTTGGCGGGCTGTTGGCCAGGCGATTGCGCGAGCGTCGCTGGCTGCGCACGCGCCAGCGCAGCCAGGATCTGCTGGGTTACGTGCTGCCGTATACCGTGCCGGCACTGATCAGCCTGCCGCTGACCCTGTACGTCAGCCATTTTCTGCAAGCTTCGGTGGGGCGAGCGCTGGCGCTGTGTCTGGCGTATGCGACCAGCAGCGGGATTTTTTCCACCTCGATGTTGTTGTGTGTGGTGGTGATGTTCAACGTCGGCCACAAGCGCACGGCCGCGCGGATCATCCGTGAATACTGCCCGCGGCCGCTGTTCCTGATCGGCTTTCTCGCCGCCCTCAGCGATGCGTTGACCAGCCCGCAGATCGCCCGGCAACTGGGCGGCAATATCACCAGCAGCATCGCCGTGTTCACCGGGCTGATTGCTTCGGTCATTTTCGGCTTGCTGGTGATTCGCCTGCGCCGTCCGGTGGCGCACCTGATCCGCAATCGTTCACTGAGCCAGCGGCTGAAACAGCCATCCTTACAGGAGTCGCTGCGGATTTTTTCCGGGCTGTGGTATTGGCCGATCGTGCTGATGGTGCTGGTGTCGGCGGTCAACCTGATCGGCATCGGCGAGGACAACCAGAAGACTCTGCGTTGCGCGCTGTTCACCACGGTCTTGCTGATCGCCACGGTGTTTCTCAGTACCGTGCTGCAGCACCTGTTCAAGTCGCGCAAGGCCGAAACGATCCAGCGCAGCAGTGCCTACAAAGAGCGCTTTCTGAGCTTGCTGCATGCGTTGTTGCGGATTGTCATCGCGATTGTCTTCATCGACATTCTCGGGCGGATCTGGGGTGTGTCGTTGCTCGACTTTGCCCAGAGCAGCACGGTGGGCCGGGCGATCAGCAATGCCTTGAGCAGCATCGGCCTGATCTTTCTGGTGACATGGCTGCTCTGGGTGGTCCTCGACACAGCGATTCAGGAGGCGCTGAAACCGCCGCTCAACAAACGCGCCGCGCGCCAGCCGAGCACGCGGGTGAAAACCATCCTGCCGCTGCTGCGCAACGCGATCAAAATCATTTTGGTGGTGATCTGCGCGATCACCACCATGGCCAACCTGGGGATCAACGTGGCGCCGCTGCTGGCCGGTGCCGGGGTGGTCGGTCTGGCGATCGGTTTCGGTTCGCAGCAATTGGTTCAGGACGTCATTACCGGGCTGTTCATTATCATCGAAGACACCCTGTCGATTGGCGACTGGGTGGTGCTCGACTCCGGGCATGCCGGCACCGTCGAAGGCCTGACCATCCGCACCCTGCGTCTGCGCGACGGTAAGGGCTTCGTACATTCGGTGCCGTTCGGCCAGATCAAGGCTGTGACCAACCAATCGCGGCAGTTTGCCTTTGCGTTCTTCTCGGTGCAGTTCACCTACGACACGGACGTGGACAAAGCCATCGAGCTGATCCGCGAGACCGGCGACTCGATTCGCGAAGACCCGTTCCTCAAGTACAACCTGCAAGGGCCGCTGGACGTGTTCGGTGTGGACAAGATGGATTTGAACGGCGTAGTCCTGACGGCGCAGTTCCGTACGGTGTCCGGTGGGCAGTATGCGGTGAGCCGGGCGTTCAATCAGCGCTTGAAGAAGCTTGTGGATAACACCCCGAACGTGCATTTTGCGCAGACTTATCCACAGCAGGTTTTCTTGCCGAAGCGGCAGCAAATAGATGATGTGGCGCCTGAGCATTCGACGGTGGTGGTGCCGCAGGAATCGCGGACCTGA
- a CDS encoding DUF72 domain-containing protein has protein sequence MATIHIGISGWRYTPWRGDFYPKGLAQKRELQFASRAVNSIEINGSFYALQRPERYAQWYAETPADFVFSVKAPRFITHVRRLREIEKPLANFFASGVLELKEKLGPILWQFPPSFKFDAERFDQFLAQLPHDTEAAAALARQHDSHLPGRASVKAWRKQPLRHAVEIRHESFIDPDFVRLLKRHNTALVVADTAGKWPYREDLTSDFVYLRLHGAEELYASGYSEDALKRWAERIDAWHQGRQPADAHLIAPRLKPRARKSREVFCYFDNDIKVRAPYDARNLLHRFDLDKDLATTPGQVAAEGVLS, from the coding sequence ATGGCGACGATTCACATCGGTATTTCAGGCTGGCGCTACACCCCGTGGCGCGGGGATTTCTACCCGAAAGGACTGGCTCAGAAACGCGAATTGCAATTCGCCTCGCGGGCCGTCAACAGCATCGAAATCAATGGATCGTTCTATGCCCTGCAACGGCCCGAACGCTATGCCCAGTGGTACGCCGAAACACCCGCCGACTTCGTTTTCAGCGTCAAGGCCCCACGCTTCATCACCCATGTGCGGCGCCTGCGTGAAATCGAAAAACCGTTGGCCAATTTCTTTGCCTCAGGCGTGCTGGAACTCAAGGAAAAACTCGGCCCGATCCTTTGGCAGTTTCCGCCGAGCTTCAAGTTCGACGCCGAGCGCTTCGACCAGTTTCTCGCGCAATTGCCCCACGATACCGAGGCGGCCGCCGCCCTCGCTCGCCAGCACGATTCGCACCTGCCCGGCCGTGCAAGCGTCAAGGCGTGGCGCAAGCAACCACTGCGTCATGCCGTGGAAATTCGTCATGAAAGCTTCATCGACCCGGATTTCGTCCGCCTGCTCAAACGTCACAATACCGCCCTGGTCGTTGCCGACACCGCCGGTAAATGGCCCTACCGCGAAGACCTCACCAGTGACTTTGTCTACCTGCGCCTGCACGGTGCCGAAGAACTCTATGCCAGCGGTTATTCCGAGGACGCGCTCAAGCGCTGGGCCGAACGCATCGATGCCTGGCATCAGGGCCGGCAGCCCGCCGACGCACACTTGATTGCGCCACGTTTGAAACCGCGCGCACGCAAATCCCGCGAGGTGTTCTGCTACTTCGACAACGACATCAAGGTCCGCGCGCCCTATGACGCGCGTAACCTGTTGCATCGTTTCGATCTCGATAAAGACCTTGCCACCACACCGGGGCAAGTCGCGGCCGAAGGAGTGCTGTCATGA